The Veillonellaceae bacterium region CGGTATTGCTGAAATGGCTGAACTCGAACCTGAAGTTCGTAAAACAACTGATAAACTTGACTCGGTAGGCAACACTACCGCTGCTATTGCAAAAGGTTTTGCTATTGGCTCGGCAGCCTTAACGGCTCTGGCTCTCTTCACTGCGTTTGGTGAAGAAATTGCTAAAAATCCAAAACTTGCGGGGCTCTTGGTTGATGGTCATCTGGTAATCAACCTGACTGAACCTGCTGTTATCATTGGCATCTTCTTGGGCGCAACCCTGCCGTTCCTGGTTTGCGCATTTACCATGGAGGCTGTTGGTAAAGCCGCCTTTGAAATGATTGCTGAAGTACGTCGTCAATTTAGAGAAATCCCGGGCATTATGGAAGGCACCGGTCGTCCTGATTATGCTCGCTGTGTTGATATAAGCACTAAAGCCGCTATTCGCGAAATGATGCTTCCCGGTTTATTCGCGGTTGGCTCTCCGCTGCTAGTAGGCTTTGTCCTTGGGGCTAAAGCTTTGGCCGGTTTCTTGGCCGGTGCTACCGCAGCCGGTGTACTCATGGCTATCTTTATGGCCAATGCCGGCGGCGCATGGGACAATGCTAAGAAATATATTGAAACAGGTAAATACGGCGGAAAGGGTACACCTACTCATGCCGCTGCTGTTATCGGCGACACTGTTGGTGACCCCTTCAAAGATACTTCAGGTCCGGCAATGAACCCCCTTATCAAAGTGGCCGGAACAATTTCCCTAATTATTGCTCCATTGCTTTTCTTCTAGAATCTAGAAAAGGCGTCAGGCGTAAAGCCTGGCGCCTTTGGACTTTTTAGCCATTATCGGCATAAAATCTTAGCATAAAGCTTAAGGAGAGGATTGTTATGATTAAACCGGTAATTGGCATATCAGCCAATATTTTGACGTTAGATAATGGCGCTGAGCGGGCAGCAGTAAGTACAGAATACATCAAAGCAGTGAGTCAGGCCGGTGGCGTTCCTGTTATGCTTCCGGTCATTACCGATCAGGAATCAATACAGCAGCAGCTCAAAATAATCGATGGGCTAATTTTGTCGGGCGGCTATGATGTCGATCCGCTGCTGTTTGGTGAGCAGCCGGCTGAGAAATTGGGTTATGTTTGCCCCGAACGTGATTTTCACGAAATTGAGCTGGTTAGAGCTGCCGCTCTGGCTCAAATTCCTATTCTCGGCATTTGCCGCGGTATCCAACTCATTAATATCGCTTTTGGTGGAACGATATACCAAGACTTGTCAGACGTGCCCGGAGTTATAAAGCATATGCAAAATGCTAAAAATAATATTCCGACCCATACAATTGAGATTGCTGAAAACTCTCAGCTTGCAAGTATCCTTGGGCCCAAAGCCATAGTAAACAGTTTTCATCATCAGGCCGTAAAGAATGTTGCGCCAGGCTTTAGAGTGACAGCGTGGACAGCAGACGGCGTCATTGAAGCCATTGAAAACTCGGAAAGCGAATTTTTTATCGGCGTACAATGGCATCCTGAAATGATGGCGGCCACCCAGCCGGCTATGCATAATTTACTCGTTAGTTTTATCCATGCGGCATTATCTAAAAATGCCTAATAATGGTATAATGATAATATTAGACAGTAAACGACGAAGGAGGATACCCATTGGCCATAATGAAAGGTGCCGAACCATTCTTGCTGCCGGGTGGTGAGCATGGTGTAATATTAGTACATGGCTTTACCGGGTCGCCATCCGAAATGCGGTTATTAGGATATCATCTTAACGATCTTGGCTATACTGTAATTGCGCCGCGGCTAACCGGGCATGGTACTACTCCTGAGGCCATGGCGGCAACAGCTTGGTCCCAATGGTTCGGCAATGTCGAAGACGCCTATCTAATGCTTAAGGGAGCCTGCTCTAAAATAGATGCGGTCGGTCTGTCGATGGGCGGCCTACTATCCCTAAAGCTGGCGTCCGAGTACCCCATTGAACGCGTAGCTTCATTGAGCGCGCCTATATACATTGCTGACAGGCGCCTACCAATGCTGCCGCTATATCGCCTTATCCGCAAATATGCCCCTAAACGGCGGCGCAAATTTCATGATGTTGACCCGATTTACTCAGTTTCCTATGACCGAACGCCATTGAATTGTATAGGCAGTCTGATTGAGCTTATTAAGAAGGTTGACAGGCTGCTACCGACTATTAATCAACCGACGCTAATTGTTCAGTCGCGTAATGATCGTACGGTGCGCCCGAAAAGCGCCCGGCATATTTATGACCGACTGGGCAGCCGCGAAAAAAAACTTGTTTGGCTGGAGGAATCTGGTCATATTATTACGCTTGATGCAGAACGCGACAGTGTATTTAGACTTGTTGCTGATTTTATCCGGCGGTAAAAATAAAATATGAGGTGAGCTTATGACAAATAATCTGGAAAAAGACGAAGTCAATCAATGGTGTTTTGCCTGCGGACGGCTTAATCCAATTGGCCTAAAGCTCCAGTTTGCCGAGGAAAATGACACTTACATTACAAGATTTACCGCTGGCCCGGAGCATCAAAGTTACGATGGAATAGTGCATGGCGGAATCATCAGTACACTACTTGATGAAATAACCACCCGTTATGTTTATATAAAGGGCGTAACCGCTGTTACGGCTCGGCTCGAAGTCCGGTATCGGCAGCCTACACCGATCGGCGTTGAACTAAAAGTTACCGGTAAAATAACCGGACAGCGTGGTAAAATGTACGAATTGACCGGTACGATAGAACTGCCCGACGGTACAGTGACTGCACAAGCCAAAACGACGGCGATAGTAATTGATGGAGGTCAAACATGACTCTCAAGGAAAGAATATTGTCATTTATGCATACCGAGGCCTATAAACCGCTGACAGCCGAGGACTTGGCCGAACAATTGGAACTGAAAGGCAGCGAACTCGCTGAATTTTGGGATCTTCTCCAACAACTGGAGAACGAGGCTGAAATAATAAAAACGCGATTTGACAAATATGGTACGCCTGAGCGAATGAACCTTGTTGTCGGCCGGCTTTCAGCGACCAACAAAGGGTATGGTTTTGTTATTCCCGAAAATCCGGTTGAAGATGAAGGTGATGTGTTTATCCCGCCGGACGCCATGCTCAGTGCTATGAATAATGATCGAGTAGTGGTCAGAATCAATCGACCTTCGGGTCGCGGCAGGACCCGTGAAGGTGAGATTATTCGCATTGTCCGGCGTGCTAATACTAAGGTCGTAGGTGTATTTGACTGCAGCCGACATTTTGGGTTTGTCATTCCAGATGATCCGCGTCTGGGCAATGACATTTTTATTCCTAAAGATGAATTCAACGGTGCAAAAATCGGCGCAAAAGTTGTTGCCGAAATAACTAAATGGCCGGAACGTAAAAAAAGCGCTGAAGGTAAGATTGTGGAAGTACTAGGTCAAAAGGGCGATCTTGGTATCGAAATTTTGTCCATTATCAAACGACACGATTTACCTACTGAATTCCCCGCTGCGGTTGAACGAGCAGCTAATAAGGTCCCCCAGGAAGTCAATGAGCAGGAAATTGAAGGCCGCCAGGACTTAAGGCACTTACCCATCGTTACAATTGACTCAGAAGATGCCAAAGATTTAGACGACGGCGTCTATGTTGAGCGCCTCAAGAACGGCCGCTATCTCCTTGGTGTGCATATTGCCGATGTTAGCTATTATGTCCGCGAAAACACGCCGCTCGACCAAGAGGCTCGTCAGCGCGGGACAAGCGTTTATTTAGTAGACCGGGTGCTGCCGATGCTGCCGCCGCGGCTGTCAAATGGCATTTGTAGTCTTAATGCCGGCGTTGACCGCTTGGCCATGTCGATACACATGGAGATTGATCATCGCGGGCAAGTCTTGAATTATGAGATATTCCCCAGTGTAATCAAAGTTCATCGGCGGTTGTCGTATAATATTGTGCAAAAAGTTTTAGTCGAGCATGATGAGCAGATGCGCACAGAGTACAGCGACCTAATTGAGCAGCTTGAGGACATGGAGAGGCTCTGCCGGATATTGCGGGATCGGCGGATTCGCCGGGGCGCAGTTGATTTTGATTTTCCGGAACTAAAGGTTAAGCTTGATGAAAGCGGCCGGCCGGTTGAAATAGTAAAACGAGTCCGGACTCTTTCGGAATCTATCATTGAAGAATTTATGCTAGTGGCTAATGAAACGGTCGCTGAGCATATGCACGAACTTGAGGTGCCATTTGTCTTTCGGGTACATGAACAGCCGGATCAAGAGAAGATGGATCGGCTCAATGTGCTGTTACACAATTTTGGCCAAAGTTTACCCAAAACTAATGAGATTAGACCGATGGCCCTGCAAAAGGTGCTTAGCCGCATTGCCGGCCGTCCTGAAGAACGCATAATCAGCACAGTAATGCTCAGGTCGTTAAAACAAGCCCGCTATGAGGCCGAAAACCTTGGTCACTTTGGCTTGGCAGCAACCTATTACACCCATTTTACCTCGCCAATCAGACGCTATCCCGACCTAATTGTCCATCGTCTGTTGCGGGAAACCTTCAATACCGGCGATGTATCGGCTAAACGCCGTCAAAAGCTTGCCGCAATGCTTCCTGAAATTGCTTTTCATGCGTCAGAGCGGGAAAGAGCAGCAGCTGAGGCTGAACGTGAAACAGTCGAACTTAAAAAGGTTGAGTATATGACCCAATTCATCGGCGAAGAGTTTCCAGCCATTATCAGCAGTGTTACCGCCTTTGGCATGTTTGTTGAATTGGAGAACGGCGTAGAGGGTTTGGTCCATATATCAAGCATGGACGATGATTACTACCACTACGTTGAAGATCAGTACTCGCTTATCGGTGAACGCACTAAGAATGTCTACCGTCTGGGAGAACCGGTAACAGTACTGCTGACTCGCACTAACCCTGAAGAGCGGACACTTGATTTTGTCCTTGCCCCTAGTAATCAAAAACCAAGACCGGCTGGAAAAAACAGCGGCAAACCGAAAACCGCCGCTCGAAAGTCACCGCCAAAGCCCACTGGCAGACAAGCAGCTAAACCAGCTGCGAAATCGGCTGGTAAGCCGGCTGCAAGACCGCCTAAACCAAAGCTTAAAAGTAAGAAAGGCGTCTCTGCAAAACCAAAACGTCGTAAATCTTAAGACCTTAGCTCCTTGAACAAATTCGCATAACTGTAAGCCATTGGCTTCGTTGACCCATGTGAGGTTTTTTGATATAATATGGTAGTTATAGACTATTATCCGGTGAGGTGAAAGCGGTGGAGAAAAGTATTAAAATCGTTGCTGAAAACCGTAAAGCGCGCCATGACTATCATATCCATGAAACATTCGAAGCCGGCATTGCCCTAACCGGTACAGAAGTCAAATCGCTTCGGGCCGGCAAGGCCAATCTAAAGGACAGCTATGCCCGCATCGATAATAGCGAACTGATGCTCCATAATATGCATATCAGCCCATATGATCAGGGCAACCGCTTTAATCATGAGCCGCTCCGCACGCGTAAGCTTTTAATGCATCGCTATGAAATTAATAAACTTGTCGGCAAAACCCAGGAAAAAGGATACACCCTGGTGCCGCTTAAACTGTATTTCACCCGTGGCAGAGCAAAAGTTGAAATAGCCTTAGCCACCGGTAAGAAAAATTATGATAAACGTCAGGACATAGCCGAACGCGATGCCAAACGGGAAATTGACCGGGCTTTTCGCGATAGACAAAAGATGTAGTTAACTAAAAAATCCCTCATAAGAGGGATTTTCATTCTGTTAACAAAAGGCTGAGATTGCAGTGCTTTGTTTGCGATGATTTCTTGGTTTTACTGTCATTGTGAGTGCCGAAGGGAAGTGGCAATCTCTGTTTCTAGCTTATATACGGTCCAACTGTTCATTCTCCATGTAAGGCGCCTGTTCTTTTGCCCATACCTGAAGTACAATTATTCCGGCTATAATCAAAAGTCCGCCTATGACCTGAAGTAAAGTTAATTCTTCGGCCAGCAGCAATACCGAAAGGATTACGGTAATTACCGGCTCGGTTATGCTTATTATTGAAGCATTAGCGGCTCCGATTCTGCTCATGCCGGCAAAAAGTCCTAAGATGCCAACGATTGTTCCCAGTAAAGCCATTCCGAATATATCGGCCCAGCCATGCGGGTCGAAGTCTAAAGACTGATAGCCGGCGGCCCAGCCCCCCACCAATAGCGCTATCCCGGCGGCAGAGCATACATAAGTAGTAGCTAGAAGCGGATTGATTGATTTAAGTACGCGATTACCGACAACAATATAAACCGAGTAAACCAGCGCTGCACTTAGCCCGAGCATAATGCCGATCGGTTGGAGGCTGCTAAAGGATACTCCTAACACTAAAAATAATCCGAGAAAACATATAACGAGAGCGATACCTTTATTCCAACTGAAAACTTCATCGCCTATGATAAAAGCTATTAGCGTGACTAGCGCCGGATACGCATACAGCAGCATAGCCGCTAACGAGGCAGGAAGATAATATAGTGTCGAGGTAAACAGGATAGACACTACACAGTAGCCTAAAATCCCCATAAGACAAAGCTTGATAACGATTTTTTTATCGGTAACGATAGGGATCTTCCGCATTATTACTACTGCCCATAATGCTAATGCGGCCAGCAAAAAGCGGCCGGTAAGCATTGTGACTGTAGTAACGCCTGCGGCATAGGCGTATTTCACAAAGATGGCTAAAGTCGCGAATCCAGCAGCTGATGCCAATACCATTAATGTACCTGAAGTGCGTTGTGTCATATAAGTCTTCTCCTTGAGTTATGTCGCTATCATCAAACTTAATATATTC contains the following coding sequences:
- a CDS encoding DMT family transporter, whose protein sequence is MTQRTSGTLMVLASAAGFATLAIFVKYAYAAGVTTVTMLTGRFLLAALALWAVVIMRKIPIVTDKKIVIKLCLMGILGYCVVSILFTSTLYYLPASLAAMLLYAYPALVTLIAFIIGDEVFSWNKGIALVICFLGLFLVLGVSFSSLQPIGIMLGLSAALVYSVYIVVGNRVLKSINPLLATTYVCSAAGIALLVGGWAAGYQSLDFDPHGWADIFGMALLGTIVGILGLFAGMSRIGAANASIISITEPVITVILSVLLLAEELTLLQVIGGLLIIAGIIVLQVWAKEQAPYMENEQLDRI
- the smpB gene encoding SsrA-binding protein SmpB, yielding MEKSIKIVAENRKARHDYHIHETFEAGIALTGTEVKSLRAGKANLKDSYARIDNSELMLHNMHISPYDQGNRFNHEPLRTRKLLMHRYEINKLVGKTQEKGYTLVPLKLYFTRGRAKVEIALATGKKNYDKRQDIAERDAKREIDRAFRDRQKM
- a CDS encoding alpha/beta fold hydrolase — its product is MAIMKGAEPFLLPGGEHGVILVHGFTGSPSEMRLLGYHLNDLGYTVIAPRLTGHGTTPEAMAATAWSQWFGNVEDAYLMLKGACSKIDAVGLSMGGLLSLKLASEYPIERVASLSAPIYIADRRLPMLPLYRLIRKYAPKRRRKFHDVDPIYSVSYDRTPLNCIGSLIELIKKVDRLLPTINQPTLIVQSRNDRTVRPKSARHIYDRLGSREKKLVWLEESGHIITLDAERDSVFRLVADFIRR
- the rnr gene encoding ribonuclease R translates to MTLKERILSFMHTEAYKPLTAEDLAEQLELKGSELAEFWDLLQQLENEAEIIKTRFDKYGTPERMNLVVGRLSATNKGYGFVIPENPVEDEGDVFIPPDAMLSAMNNDRVVVRINRPSGRGRTREGEIIRIVRRANTKVVGVFDCSRHFGFVIPDDPRLGNDIFIPKDEFNGAKIGAKVVAEITKWPERKKSAEGKIVEVLGQKGDLGIEILSIIKRHDLPTEFPAAVERAANKVPQEVNEQEIEGRQDLRHLPIVTIDSEDAKDLDDGVYVERLKNGRYLLGVHIADVSYYVRENTPLDQEARQRGTSVYLVDRVLPMLPPRLSNGICSLNAGVDRLAMSIHMEIDHRGQVLNYEIFPSVIKVHRRLSYNIVQKVLVEHDEQMRTEYSDLIEQLEDMERLCRILRDRRIRRGAVDFDFPELKVKLDESGRPVEIVKRVRTLSESIIEEFMLVANETVAEHMHELEVPFVFRVHEQPDQEKMDRLNVLLHNFGQSLPKTNEIRPMALQKVLSRIAGRPEERIISTVMLRSLKQARYEAENLGHFGLAATYYTHFTSPIRRYPDLIVHRLLRETFNTGDVSAKRRQKLAAMLPEIAFHASERERAAAEAERETVELKKVEYMTQFIGEEFPAIISSVTAFGMFVELENGVEGLVHISSMDDDYYHYVEDQYSLIGERTKNVYRLGEPVTVLLTRTNPEERTLDFVLAPSNQKPRPAGKNSGKPKTAARKSPPKPTGRQAAKPAAKSAGKPAARPPKPKLKSKKGVSAKPKRRKS
- a CDS encoding gamma-glutamyl-gamma-aminobutyrate hydrolase family protein, with translation MIKPVIGISANILTLDNGAERAAVSTEYIKAVSQAGGVPVMLPVITDQESIQQQLKIIDGLILSGGYDVDPLLFGEQPAEKLGYVCPERDFHEIELVRAAALAQIPILGICRGIQLINIAFGGTIYQDLSDVPGVIKHMQNAKNNIPTHTIEIAENSQLASILGPKAIVNSFHHQAVKNVAPGFRVTAWTADGVIEAIENSESEFFIGVQWHPEMMAATQPAMHNLLVSFIHAALSKNA
- a CDS encoding PaaI family thioesterase, which gives rise to MTNNLEKDEVNQWCFACGRLNPIGLKLQFAEENDTYITRFTAGPEHQSYDGIVHGGIISTLLDEITTRYVYIKGVTAVTARLEVRYRQPTPIGVELKVTGKITGQRGKMYELTGTIELPDGTVTAQAKTTAIVIDGGQT